The window CCCCTTGCGCGCCGGCAGGATCGTCGCGATCGCCGGGCGGTCGATACCGTCTAGTGTCTTGAGGACAAAGCGCGAGATCGCCATCAGGGCGCCGGTATTTCCCGCGGAGACGGCTGCCTGGGCCTTGCCAGCCTTGACAAGGTTCACCGCCACGCGCATCGACGAATCCTTCTTCGTGCGCATGGCAATTGCGGGCGGATCGCCCATCTCGACGACCTCGGAGGCCACCTGGACGGAGACGCGATCGCCAAAACCATGACCGATCGCGGCAACGGCCTGCTCGAGCGCATCCGCGCGCCCGACCAGAATCACGTTCGCCGCGGGATGGTTGCGCAAGAAGGCCTGCGCGGCCGGCACCGTCACGGACGGGCCATGATCGCCACCCATGCAATCTATCGCAACGGTGACACCCATCGTGTTTTCGTGCAATTCGAACAGGGAATCAGGATGAAAAAACGGCGCAGGCGCCCGAAGCGCTGCGCCGCCTTGAGGGACCGGACTTATTCGCCCTTGGTCTTGACGACTTTCTTGCCGCGATACACACCGCTCGGGCTGATGTGATGACGCAGATGAACTTCGCCGGTGGTCGCTTCGACCGCGAGCGGAGGGTTGGTCAGGAAGTCGTGG is drawn from Azoarcus sp. DN11 and contains these coding sequences:
- the rpmF gene encoding 50S ribosomal protein L32, which gives rise to MAVQQNKKSPSKRGMHRAHDFLTNPPLAVEATTGEVHLRHHISPSGVYRGKKVVKTKGE